The following proteins are co-located in the Nerophis ophidion isolate RoL-2023_Sa linkage group LG04, RoL_Noph_v1.0, whole genome shotgun sequence genome:
- the LOC133552119 gene encoding uncharacterized protein LOC133552119 — MYTKCKEDGLHVKKEEVRLILKELDPRGVELRARRRLHRRNYFAKGPNYIWHFDSYDKLKPFGICINGCIDGFSRKIIWMNAFTTSSDPKIIGGYYMEAVKKFGGCSRIVRGDRGTENVKVRDFQRFLRRNIDDGSGIDSYIEGASTANQRKESWWGFLRRESMEFYISMFTDLKDRGLFGGTYLDRGLIQFCFMSFIQDELDETINVWDAHVIRPSKNDRVPSGRPRIMYMFPELYTTCDCISPVDRADVQLCQSNCTFRPAVPCDTDIYNICNILMAESQLHLPADAYQALDLYLHLRNEITSTL, encoded by the exons ATGTACACTAAATGCAAGGAGGATGGATTACACGTCAagaaagaagaagtacgcttaatTCTTAAAGAACTTGACCCGAGGGGTGTTGAACTCAGAGCAAGGAGACGGCTCCATCGTCGCAACTATTTCGCAAAAGGGCCCAATTATATTTGGCACTTTGACTCTTATGACAAACTGAAACCATTTGGTATCTGTATAAACGGCTGTATTGACGGATTTTCCCGGAAAATTATCTGGATGAATGCATTTACGACCAGCAGTGACCCAAAAATCATTGGAGGCTACTATATGGAGGCAGTGAAGAAATTTGGTGGTTGTTCGAGGATTGTCAGAGGCGATCGGGGCACTGAAAATGTTAAAGTCAGAGACTTTCAGCGTTTTCTCCGTCGCAACATTGATGACGGTTCTGGTATTGACAGCTACATCGAAGGGGCAAGCACAGCAAATCAGCGCAAAGAGAGTTGGTGGGGTTTCCTCAGAAGAGAATCAATGGAGTTCTATATCTCTATGTTCACTGACCTGAAGGACCGTGGTTTGTTCGGTGGCACATACTTGGACCGAGGTCTAATTCAGTTCTGCTTTATGAGCTTCATTCAG GATGAATTAGACGAGACCATCAATGTGTGGGATGCACATGTCATCAGACCATCAAAGAATGACAGGGTGCCCAGTGGTCGCCCCCGAATCATGTACATGTTCCCAGAACTCTACACAACTTGTGATTGCATTTCCCCAGTGGACAGAGCTGATGTACAGTTGTGTCAGAGTAACTGCACATTTCGACCAGCAGTGCCATGTGACACAGACATCTACAACATCTGCAACATTCTGATGGCAGAGTCACAGCTGCATCTTCCAGCTGATGCTTATCAGGCATTGGATTTGTACCTTCACTTGAGGAATGAGATAACATCAACTCTCTAA
- the LOC133552122 gene encoding class I histocompatibility antigen, F10 alpha chain-like isoform X1 encodes MNLFLFFLLVVQMHSVTPVIHTLQYFLTASSQVPNFPEFVEVGYVDGVQISHYDSNSRKAEAKQDWMNKITAEDPKYWQRQTEIGVASELTGKHNLEVLKKRFNQTGGVHIFQMMTGCEWNDETDEVKGWEQEGYDGEDFISLDMKTWTFTAAKQQAFPTKLKLDQNKHLLEYYKFYYTEICPSYLKKHVNNGKEVLMRTELPEVFLLQKTPSSPVSCMATGFYPDGADLFWRKDGEQIFEDVEHGEILPNHDGTFQMSVALKVEVTADVEGKYECVFQLSGVKEDLVTKLERRSILSNASHEDNLSVALAATAAVLAVAAIIIIIIIIIMVMVRRHRNRQAQYDPAGK; translated from the exons tgattcacacgctgcagtatttcctcactgcgtcctctcaagttccaaacttcccagagtTTGTGGAGgttggttatgttgatggagttcagatttctcactatgacagcaacagcaggaaagcagaagccaaacaggactggatgaacaaaatcacagcagaggatccaaaATACTGGCAGAGACAAACAGAGATCGGTGTTGCTAGTGAGTTGACTGGCAAACACAACCTTGAAGTTCTTAAgaagcgtttcaaccaaactggag gtgttCACATTTTCCAGATGATGActggatgtgaatggaatgatgagactgatgaagttaaaggttggGAACAGGAaggttatgatggagaagatttcatatcgttggacatgaagacatggacatttactgcagcaaaacaacaagctttccccaCCAAACTCAAGTTGGACCAGAACAAACATCTACTAGAATACTATAAGTTTTACTACACTGAGAtatgtccttcttacttgaagaagcatgtgaacaatgggaaggaggtcctaatgagaacag agcttccagaggtgttcctgctccagaagacgccgtcctctccggtcagctgcatggcgacaggtttctaccccgacggtgccgacctgttttggaggaaagacggcgagcagatcttcgaggacgtggagcacggagagatactccccaaccacgacggaaccttccagatgtcggtggcgctgaaagtggaggtgacggccgacgtggagggcaagtacgaatgtgtgtttcagctgtcaggcgtcaaggaggacttggtcaccaagctggagagaagaagcatcctgagcaacgcaagccatgaag acaacttgagcgtcgccctcgctgccacggcggcggtcctcgctgtggcggccatcatcatcatcatcatcatcatcatcatggtcatggtcaggcgtcacagaaacagacaag cccagtacgatccagctggtaagtaa
- the LOC133552132 gene encoding uncharacterized protein LOC133552132, protein MQKLRDRLRTPNTVQDTATGQKNAAKITRRVEMGWLHFESGMYHQVRTRKGGGTRNLSVQKSVTMGELLETVGKCLFFANGHSSKGLIEDFEFDICDYSHSPVPREVTVGQLYEQTKLKMLRVYTATKSNNILLLSDESSDMEPTQKTPLKARSRTMKTRSLRNKTRRLNEVDHPESSSDLDLSPSGSMQQNHEQRRETISQSRSATPEMGNTELLHTQPTEDVGSHTQQSTRRHGSEDDCLTAVPSQDADQLLSDVSDSPLNPAIQQSLEDSEVKFGPIVGDDSDSQDTTLPWNPHDLSTMQVQCSTNVLQSCKIVTFYIFKMYKNCNITIRRSFILSICF, encoded by the exons ATGCAGAAATTAAGAGACAGGTTAAGAACTCCTAATACTGTACAAGACACCGCTACTGGCCAAAAAAATGCAGCCAAAATCACCCGGCGGGTTGAAATGGGATGGCTCCACTTTGAGAGTGGAATGTATCACCAGGTTAGAACGAGAAAAGGAGGAGGAACACGGAATCTGTCGGTCCAGAAATCAGTGACTATGGGTGAACTGTTGGAGACAGTTGGCAAATGCTTGTTTTTTGCAAATGGGCATTCATCAAAAGGACTGATAGAAGACTTTGAGTTTGACATTTGTGATTACAGTCACAGTCCTGTGCCCCGTGAAGTCACGGTGGGCCAGCTGTACGAACAGACTAAACTAAAAATGCTACGCGTCTACACAGCCACCAAGTCTAACAACATTCTACTTCTCTCTGATGAATCATCGGACATGGAGCCAACACAGAAAACGCCGCTGAAG GCTAGGTCTAGAACAATGAAGACACGATCCTTGAGGAACAAGACCAGGAGACTCAATGAAGTGGATCATCCAGAGAGCTCCTCTGATTTAGATCTATCTCCAAGTGGCTCAATGCAGCAAAACCATGAACAA AGAAGAGAGACAATCAGCCAGTCAAGATCAGCAACTCCTGAGATGGGTAACACAGAGCTCCTGCATACACAACCTACTGAGGATGTTGGCAGTCATACTCAGCAGTCAACAAGAAGGCATGGATCTGAAGATGACTGTTTAACGGCTGTGCCAAGTCAAGATGCAGACCAGTTGTTAAGTGATGTCTCAGATTCCCCTCTTAATCCTGCCATTCAACAATCTCTTGAGGACTCTGAAGTGAAGTTTGGACCCATTGTTGGTGATGATAGTGATTCTCAAGACACCACACTTCCCTGGAATCCACATGACTTGAGCACCATGCAGGTACAATGTAGCACTAACGTCTTACAGTCCTGTAaaattgttacattttacatttttaaaatgtacaaaaactGTAACATTACCATCCGAAGATCTTTCATcctaagcatatgtttttag
- the LOC133552122 gene encoding class I histocompatibility antigen, F10 alpha chain-like isoform X2: protein MNLFLFFLLVVQMHSVTPVIHTLQYFLTASSQVPNFPEFVEVGYVDGVQISHYDSNSRKAEAKQDWMNKITAEDPKYWQRQTEIGVASELTGKHNLEVLKKRFNQTGGVHIFQMMTGCEWNDETDEVKGWEQEGYDGEDFISLDMKTWTFTAAKQQAFPTKLKLDQNKHLLEYYKFYYTEICPSYLKKHVNNGKEVLMRTELPEVFLLQKTPSSPVSCMATGFYPDGADLFWRKDGEQIFEDVEHGEILPNHDGTFQMSVALKVEVTADVEGKYECVFQLSGVKEDLVTKLERRSILSNASHEDNLSVALAATAAVLAVAAIIIIIIIIIMVMVRRHRNRQAQYDPAGK, encoded by the exons atgaacttgtttttattctttcttttggtcgtgcaaatgcacagcgtgacgcctg tgattcacacgctgcagtatttcctcactgcgtcctctcaagttccaaacttcccagagtTTGTGGAGgttggttatgttgatggagttcagatttctcactatgacagcaacagcaggaaagcagaagccaaacaggactggatgaacaaaatcacagcagaggatccaaaATACTGGCAGAGACAAACAGAGATCGGTGTTGCTAGTGAGTTGACTGGCAAACACAACCTTGAAGTTCTTAAgaagcgtttcaaccaaactggag gtgttCACATTTTCCAGATGATGActggatgtgaatggaatgatgagactgatgaagttaaaggttggGAACAGGAaggttatgatggagaagatttcatatcgttggacatgaagacatggacatttactgcagcaaaacaacaagctttccccaCCAAACTCAAGTTGGACCAGAACAAACATCTACTAGAATACTATAAGTTTTACTACACTGAGAtatgtccttcttacttgaagaagcatgtgaacaatgggaaggaggtcctaatgagaacag agcttccagaggtgttcctgctccagaagacgccgtcctctccggtcagctgcatggcgacaggtttctaccccgacggtgccgacctgttttggaggaaagacggcgagcagatcttcgaggacgtggagcacggagagatactccccaaccacgacggaaccttccagatgtcggtggcgctgaaagtggaggtgacggccgacgtggagggcaagtacgaatgtgtgtttcagctgtcaggcgtcaaggaggacttggtcaccaagctggagagaagaagcatcctgagcaacgcaagccatgaag acaacttgagcgtcgccctcgctgccacggcggcggtcctcgctgtggcggccatcatcatcatcatcatcatcatcatcatggtcatggtcaggcgtcacagaaacagacaag cccagtacgatccagctggtaagtaa